The following are encoded together in the Anaerostipes caccae L1-92 genome:
- a CDS encoding aminopeptidase P family protein — MTTPLTKLQKSMIEKNIAYYLIPSEDPHQSEYVDAHYKCRQFISGFTGSSGAVLAEQTESRLWTDGRYFTQAEAQIDSEQMKLMKMGVAGVPTILEYLTEHLSEGDVLGLNGRMINTSYGKKLARLAASKKAVLETDHTLAEDLWTGRPAAAASPIFIHEDIYAGESVPSKLKRIRSCMETVSAEAHFIASLPDIAWIFNLRGNDMPCTPLFYSYAWITQENCCLFVRETCLSEEVSRRLEQDKITILPYGQIDSFLAKQKGSVLIDPDTVNYKLCQELEKNQIIFGENPSSGMKAVKNETQISGLKECHLSDGIAMTKFMFWLKQNIGSVPMTERSVQDRLEEERRKQPLYQGPSFDTICAYKDHAAMMHYCSTEQSDVCLKPEGLLLIDSGGQYLTGTTDVTRTFILGDISEEERRHFTLVLKSMLSLSDAKFLLGCRGSSLDILARGPLWEEGIDYRCGTGHGVGHFLGVHEGPNAFRWQVRDNQLDAVLMPGMVTTDEPGVYIPGKYGIRTENMLLCKKQRQNEYGSFLEFEHLTLVPIDMDGVDEALLNDKEIRLLYAYHQLVFDSLSPHLTDEEAGWLYHFLRIQNS, encoded by the coding sequence ATGACTACACCACTGACAAAGCTCCAAAAATCTATGATTGAAAAAAACATTGCGTATTACTTGATTCCCAGTGAAGATCCCCACCAGTCCGAATACGTGGACGCTCACTATAAGTGCCGCCAGTTCATCTCCGGATTCACCGGATCATCCGGAGCAGTCCTGGCAGAACAGACCGAAAGCCGGCTCTGGACGGACGGGAGATATTTTACCCAGGCCGAAGCACAGATCGATTCTGAGCAGATGAAGCTGATGAAGATGGGTGTTGCCGGCGTTCCGACGATCCTTGAATATCTCACAGAGCATCTCAGTGAAGGAGATGTCCTCGGCTTAAACGGCCGTATGATCAATACCTCTTATGGAAAAAAGCTGGCCAGGCTGGCTGCTTCAAAAAAAGCAGTCCTTGAGACAGATCATACTCTCGCAGAGGATCTCTGGACTGGCCGTCCGGCTGCCGCAGCATCCCCGATTTTTATCCATGAAGATATTTACGCCGGGGAATCTGTGCCGTCGAAGCTCAAAAGAATCCGCAGCTGCATGGAGACAGTTTCCGCAGAGGCTCATTTTATCGCCTCTCTGCCGGATATCGCATGGATCTTCAATCTGCGCGGCAATGACATGCCCTGCACGCCTCTGTTTTACAGCTATGCATGGATCACACAGGAAAACTGCTGCCTGTTTGTGAGGGAAACCTGTCTTTCGGAAGAAGTCAGTCGCCGTCTCGAACAGGATAAAATAACGATTCTGCCCTATGGACAGATTGATTCTTTCTTGGCAAAACAGAAGGGAAGCGTACTGATAGATCCCGATACCGTAAACTACAAACTCTGCCAGGAGCTCGAAAAAAACCAGATTATTTTTGGTGAGAATCCTTCTTCCGGCATGAAAGCGGTGAAAAACGAGACACAGATCAGCGGGCTTAAAGAATGTCACTTATCTGACGGCATTGCCATGACAAAGTTCATGTTCTGGCTGAAGCAGAACATCGGTTCCGTTCCTATGACGGAGCGTTCTGTCCAGGACCGTCTGGAAGAGGAGCGCAGAAAACAGCCTCTGTATCAGGGCCCGAGCTTTGATACCATCTGTGCCTATAAAGATCACGCGGCTATGATGCACTACTGTTCCACCGAACAGTCCGATGTCTGCCTGAAACCGGAAGGACTGCTTCTGATCGACTCGGGCGGCCAGTATCTGACCGGGACGACGGATGTCACCCGAACTTTTATCTTAGGTGATATCTCCGAAGAAGAAAGACGGCACTTTACCCTTGTATTAAAAAGTATGCTTTCCCTCTCCGATGCTAAATTTCTTCTTGGATGCCGGGGAAGCAGCCTGGACATTCTGGCCAGAGGCCCGCTCTGGGAAGAAGGAATCGACTACCGGTGCGGAACCGGACACGGCGTCGGACATTTTCTCGGAGTCCACGAAGGCCCCAACGCCTTTCGCTGGCAGGTCAGAGACAATCAGCTGGATGCTGTCCTGATGCCCGGTATGGTCACAACCGACGAACCTGGAGTGTATATACCAGGAAAATATGGCATCCGTACAGAAAACATGCTCCTGTGCAAAAAACAGCGGCAGAATGAATACGGCAGCTTTTTAGAATTCGAGCACCTGACGTTGGTGCCTATTGATATGGACGGTGTCGATGAGGCGCTTCTCAATGATAAAGAAATCCGTCTCCTCTATGCCTATCACCAGCTTGTCTTCGACAGTCTCTCTCCTCATCTCACC
- a CDS encoding 6-phosphofructokinase: MKNMLVAQSGGPSAAINATITGVIDAGLASSRVEHVYGALNGIKGVLNENFVMLDDICRSPETRDLLAVTPAAALGSCRWKLKNPEEDKREFEEIIRILRKNNIGYFIYTGGNDSMDTVYKLSVYCREHGVDDIKIMGAPKTIDNDLGETDHCPGFGSAAKFIATAFTEIACDCYVYDIPSVTVVEVMGRNAGWLTASAALARNEARHVPQLIYLCERAFDTERFVEDVKEALERENNIIIAVSEGLKDARGNYVGEEMKSGKEDAFGHKYLSGIGKYLEQVITDKISCKVRSVELNILQRCAGYMLSETDIIESRNLGAFAAVSAIRGESGKMSALKRMPGDNYQVEIVLADLSKIANVEKTVPLEWITENGHDITQEMVDYLRPLIQGEVRIPYKDGVPEHFIL, from the coding sequence ATGAAAAACATGCTAGTGGCACAGTCAGGAGGACCGTCGGCGGCGATCAATGCAACCATCACCGGCGTGATCGACGCAGGACTTGCGAGCAGCCGGGTAGAACATGTATACGGTGCGCTGAATGGGATCAAAGGAGTATTAAACGAAAATTTTGTAATGCTGGATGACATATGCAGAAGCCCCGAGACAAGGGATCTGCTGGCCGTGACACCTGCAGCAGCGCTGGGGTCCTGCCGCTGGAAACTGAAAAATCCGGAAGAAGACAAGAGAGAGTTTGAGGAGATCATCCGGATCCTGAGAAAAAATAATATCGGATATTTTATTTATACCGGCGGAAACGATTCTATGGATACTGTCTATAAGCTTTCCGTATACTGCCGGGAACACGGAGTGGATGATATCAAGATCATGGGAGCTCCGAAGACCATCGACAACGATCTCGGAGAGACAGACCATTGTCCGGGATTTGGCTCTGCGGCCAAATTTATTGCCACCGCTTTTACAGAGATTGCGTGCGACTGTTATGTCTATGATATTCCGTCCGTGACGGTTGTGGAAGTCATGGGACGGAATGCGGGATGGCTGACGGCCAGTGCGGCCCTTGCAAGAAATGAAGCGAGACATGTGCCCCAGCTGATCTACCTGTGTGAGAGAGCATTTGATACGGAGCGTTTTGTGGAGGATGTAAAGGAAGCGCTGGAGCGGGAGAATAACATTATCATCGCGGTCAGCGAAGGATTAAAGGACGCCCGGGGAAATTACGTTGGAGAAGAAATGAAGTCCGGGAAAGAAGATGCTTTCGGACATAAATACCTGTCGGGCATTGGAAAATACCTGGAACAGGTGATCACGGACAAGATCAGCTGCAAGGTCCGCTCTGTGGAACTCAATATTCTTCAGCGCTGCGCCGGATATATGCTGAGTGAAACCGACATCATCGAATCCAGAAATCTGGGGGCCTTTGCCGCTGTCAGCGCCATCCGGGGTGAGAGCGGTAAGATGTCCGCTTTAAAACGGATGCCGGGAGATAACTATCAGGTTGAGATCGTACTGGCTGATCTGTCCAAGATTGCAAATGTTGAAAAGACAGTGCCTCTTGAGTGGATCACAGAAAACGGACATGATATCACGCAGGAGATGGTGGACTATTTAAGGCCTTTGATTCAGGGGGAAGTGCGGATTCCGTATAAAGACGGGGTTCCGGAACATTTTATTCTTTAA
- a CDS encoding YihY/virulence factor BrkB family protein codes for MLKLIALLNSVIAKAQKDHITAFSAQAAFFTVLSFFPFLIVVLSLMRFVPVTPKDLIGLVNYYLPEQYSVSLVAVINSLYGKITTTYMSFTIITLLWSASKGILSMMTGLNTIHEIPEKRNYFVLRFISTMYIAFIAVAVLIGIIVLLFGNTLLNQLYQFYPFLSNQHIIFLLIRFGIAFFIFFLVFFIMYRFLPSEHFKARQVMPGVIFSSAGWIILSSLFSIYFDNFKFFSIMYGGLTGILLTLFWLYFCMMILFIGAELNQYIMKNHK; via the coding sequence ATGTTAAAGTTAATCGCCCTTCTGAATTCGGTGATCGCGAAAGCTCAGAAGGATCATATCACTGCCTTTTCTGCTCAGGCAGCATTCTTTACGGTGCTTTCTTTTTTCCCGTTCCTGATCGTTGTGCTGAGCCTGATGCGCTTTGTTCCCGTGACGCCGAAAGACCTGATCGGCCTTGTGAACTACTATCTGCCGGAACAGTACAGCGTCAGTCTGGTTGCCGTCATCAACTCCTTATATGGAAAAATCACGACAACCTACATGTCATTCACGATCATCACCCTGCTGTGGTCCGCATCAAAAGGAATCCTTTCCATGATGACCGGACTGAACACGATCCACGAGATCCCGGAAAAACGGAATTATTTTGTACTCCGGTTTATCTCCACTATGTATATTGCGTTTATCGCGGTAGCGGTCCTGATCGGAATCATTGTGCTCTTATTCGGAAACACACTGCTGAACCAGCTGTATCAGTTTTACCCGTTTCTGTCCAACCAGCATATTATATTTTTGCTGATCCGTTTCGGCATTGCATTTTTTATATTTTTTCTGGTATTTTTTATCATGTACCGTTTTCTTCCAAGCGAACATTTTAAAGCCAGACAAGTGATGCCGGGAGTGATATTCAGCTCTGCGGGATGGATCATTTTGTCCTCACTGTTTTCTATCTATTTTGATAACTTTAAATTTTTCAGCATTATGTACGGGGGTCTTACCGGTATTCTGCTTACCCTGTTCTGGCTGTATTTCTGTATGATGATCCTGTTCATCGGAGCCGAGCTAAACCAATATATTATGAAAAACCATAAATAA